One part of the Plasmodium cynomolgi strain B DNA, chromosome 3, whole genome shotgun sequence genome encodes these proteins:
- a CDS encoding hypothetical protein (putative) — protein MKELVGRSRNERKLDGIYNKQRDALLHQYKNQRERNNDIYANLNKRKANETIPFPEIYEKKRKTDKHKLVDTSKQSNQKGGGNVKGEKQTKELDDANAKNKRSNNSISLYKGIHMIIYRHIFSKTKFVKSVTLFINLCINYLNNENKNVFFFAFDKIVKVFLRNYIHDDDGKTAPHSIYTVYSEDELHIKCMVSLFDKVINRIIDNRFQINANASASEEAANHVGHSANTDGATDEAPDGDGEEMPKRAAPKEEAPKEEAPKKETPQATEQPNTIVLTKQEKKYLKALKIRVYYLIILYKLNDNFIFNKLISIYRQIWEELLKEYEHFDEAVCQERRKPAAGAENTTSGEADAAMDGTTTSGAVMDGTTTSGAAMDGTTTSDAAMDGTTTSDTAMNGTTTADTADSADELAEDENFLQLQDKWTLPNDFELFKIKRSAFVKCMSKVFNFIHVKWASTLVESLLLDVYFKKHIFDTCDELVIEKLQSAAKGTMNKRKTPTHSPHVLSIGESLNPVVDARAEKIVSLHGSHRSNFFSTNEEASGAAYRLGLISPVLWPRRPAEFVHLSATLEGASLFFNVNIAAKLAANLTANLTANLTANLIANLSAHLMAIFNPI, from the exons ATGAAAGAATTAGTGGGAAGATCgcgaaatgaaagaaaactCGATGGAATTTACAATAAACAAAGGGATGCACTCCTGCACCAGTACAAAAATCAGAGAGAAAGAAACAATGACATATAtgcaaatttgaataaaaggAAGGCCAATGAGACTATTCCCTTTCCAgaaatttacgaaaaaaaaagaaaaacagatAAACACAAGTTGGTGGATACCTCCAAACAGAGTaaccaaaaaggaggaggcaatgtgaaaggggaaaaacaaaccaAGGAACTGGACGATGCAAATGCAAAGAACAAACGAAGTAATAACAGCATTAGTCTTTATAAAGGAATCCACATGATTATATATAGacatatattttcaaaaaccAAGTTTGTTAAAAGTGTAACCTTATTCATAAATCTCTGCATTAATTATcttaataatgaaaataaaaatgtttttttttttgcctttgaTAAAATAGTGAAGGTCTTCCTTCGAAATTATATCCACGATGATGATGGCAAGACAGCACCACATAGCATCTACACCGTTTATAGTGAGGACGAGCTTCACATAAAATGCATGGTATCTCTCTTTGACAAGGTTATTAACAGAATTATTGACAATCGCTTCCAAATAAATGCGAATGCTTCCGCTTCGGAGGAAGCCGCAAATCATGTTGGACACTCTGCCAACACGGATGGTGCGACGGACGAGGCCCCCGATGGTGACGGAGAGGAGATGCCCAAGAGAGCGGCCCCCAAGGAAGAGGCCCCCAAGGAAGAGGCCCCCAAGAAAGAGACCCCCCAAGCAACGGAACAGCCAAACACCATAGTTCTCAccaaacaggaaaaaaaatatcttaaGGCCCTTAAAATTAGAGTGTACTACctcatcattttgtacaagcttaatgataattttattttcaataaattgATTAGTATATATAGACAGATTTGGGAGGAGCTGCTGAAGGAGTATGAGCATTTTGATGAGGCCGTGTGTcaggagaggaggaagccCGCGGCGGGGGCGGAGAACACCACATCGGGTGAAGCGGACGCCGCGATGGATGGCACTACCACTTCCGGTGCTGTGATGGATGGCACTACCACTTCCGGTGCCGCGATGGATGGCACTACCACCTCCGATGCCGCGATGGATGGCACTACCACATCCGACACCGCGATGAATGGCACTACCACCGCCGATACCGCGGACAGCGCAGACGAACTCGCGGAGGACGAGAATTTCCTACAGCTCCAGGACAAGTGGACCCTACCGAACGACTTCGAACTGTTTAAGATTAAACGAAGCGCATTCGTTAAGTGTATGTCGAAAGTGTTTAATTTTATCCATGTGAAATGGGCAAGCACCTTGGTGGAGAGTCTGCTGCTAGAtgtgtattttaaaaagcacaTTTTTGATACATGTGATGAATTAGTCATCGAGAAGCTTCAGTCCGCAGCCAAAGGAACTatgaacaaaagaaaaactcCTACTCATTCTCCCCATGTTTTATCCATAGGAGAATCCCTAAATCCGGTGGTGGACGCTCGGGCCGAGAAAATCGTGTCTCTCCATGGTTCGCAC AGaagtaactttttttcgacAAACGAGGAAGCATCCG GTGCCGCCTACCGCCTCGGTTTGATCTCCCCAGTTTTGTGGCCGCGCCGTCCGGCCGAATTTGTGCATCTTTCCGCCACGCTGGAAGGTGCCAGCCTATTTTTTAACGTCAACATAGCGGCCAAGTTAGCGGCCAATTTAACGGCCAATTTAACGGCCAACTTAACGGCCAATTTAATAGCCAATTTATCGGCCCATTTAATGGCCATTTTTAACCCCATTTGA
- a CDS encoding vacuolar ATP synthase subunit b (putative): protein MSKETITNKVEASRVHAMAAVRDYKVCPRLEYKTISGVQGPLVIIEDVKFPKYSEIVTIHLSDNSTRQGQILEVCGKKAVIQVFEGTSGIDNKNSYVEVSGDILKMPMSDEMLGRVFNGSGKPIDKGPNILADDYLDINGNPINPQCRVYPKEMIQTGISTIDVMNSIVRGQKIPLFSAAGLPHNEIGAQICRQAALVQGKDVLDHSDDNFAVVFGAMGVNMETARYFRQDFEENGKMERVCLFLNLANDPTIERILTPRIALTTAEYLAFEKEMHVFVILTDMSSYADALREVSSAREEVPGRRGYPGYMYSDLSTIYERAGRVEGRNGSITQFPILTMPNDDITHPIPDLTGYITEGQIFVDRNLYNRQIYPPINVLPSLSRLMKSGIGQNMTRVDHPYVSDQLYSNYAIAQDVKAMKAVIGEEALSNDDILYLEFLDKFEKRFITQNTYECRDIYQSLDIAWELLRIFPEDMLKKIKSDILSKYYPRHHAG, encoded by the exons ATGAGCAAGGAAACGATCACCAACAAAGTTGAGGCTTCGCGGGTCCACGCGATGGCCGCTGTTCGGGACTACAAGGTGTGCCCCAGGCTAGAGTACAAGACCATTTCGG GAGTACAAGGACCTCTAGTCATCATAGAAGATGTGAAATTCCCAAAGTATTCAGAAATCGTAACGATCCACCTGAGTGATAATTCCACGAGACAAGGACAGATACTGGAGGTATGCGGGAAGAAGGCAGTAATTCAAGTATTCGAAGGAACAAGCGGAATAGATAATAAGAATAGCTACGTGGAGGTTAGTGgagatatattaaaaatgccGATGAGTGATGAAATGCTTGGTAGAGTATTCAATGGTAGTGGGAAGCCAATCGATAAGGGTCCAAATATTTTGGCTGATGATTATTTGGATATAAACGGGAACCCAATAAATCCACAATGTAGAGTGTACCCCAAGGAAATGATACAAACAGGAATATCAACCATAGATGTGATGAATAGCATCGTGAGAGGACAGAAAATCCCCCTATTTAGTGCAGCAGGTTTACCACATAATGAAATAGGTGCCCAAATATGTAGACAAGCAGCTCTCGTACAAGGAAAAGATGTGTTGGACCATTCGGATGACAATTTTGCTGTTGTCTTTGGTGCTATGGGAGTGAATATGGAAACGGCAAGATATTTTAGACAAGATTTTgaggaaaatgggaaaatggaaagagtgtgtttatttttaaatttagcAAATGACCCAACCATTGAAAGGATCCTTACTCCAAGGATAGCATTAACGACAGCAGAGTATCTCGCTTTTGAGAAAGAAATGCACGTTTTTGTAATACTGACAGATATGTCATCCTATGCTGATGCACTGAGGGAGGTGTCTTCTGCTAGGGAAGAAGTACCAGGGAGGAGAGGATACCCAGGTTATATGTATAGTGACCTGTCCACAATATATGAGCGAGCTGGAAGGGTTGAAGGAAGGAATGGAAGTATAACTCAGTTCCCAATATTGACTATGCCAAATGATGACATTACTCACCCTATCCCTGATCTCACAGGGTACATTACAGAAGGGCAGATCTTTGTGGACAGGAATTTATATAACAGGCAGATATATCCACCTATCAATGTATTGCCTTCTTTGTCAAGACTTATGAAAAGTGGAATAGGACAGAACATGACGCGAGTTGATCATCCGTATGTTTCTGATCAGCTGTATAGTAATTATGCCATTGCACAGGATGTGAAGGCCATGAAGGCAGTTATTGGGGAGGAGGCCCTCTCCAATGATGATATATTATACTTGGAGTTTTTGGACAAATTTGAGAAGAGATTCATCACGCAGAATACTTACGAGTGCAGGGATATTTACCAATCGCTCGATATCGCGTGGGAGTTGCTGCGCATTTTTCCGGAGGACATGCTTAAGAAGATCAAGTCGGACATCCTCTCCAAGTACTACCCGCGCCACCACGCCGGCTAG